The following are encoded together in the Holophagales bacterium genome:
- a CDS encoding PAS domain-containing sensor histidine kinase: MTEPGREEPLALLAELARHAPGIVLIRADREGRIVEVNEAARALLGIEGGPAVRTSIRDLLAAADALSVAALCEAGPGTHGPKLVNVLDAAGSPVTLRAMIEVGAGLVLAGVRAVEDESRLGDELMHLNNELAAATRESARKGRELERTLGELRRAQALLVHKEKMASLGLTTAGVAHEINNPLAFILSNTETLVRDFESLFAFVNTVGDSLDELRAAVPAVALVIDEAAERTRVVALAESVPARLSSNREGLERIRQLVTDLRTFSRLDEAVRKEVDLVESLAATLRFLGPLQREKGIRVETDFPAELRLSCAPGALNQAVANLVSNAIQASRPGQAVRVRLRREAEAVRIVVEDDGSGIERKDLPRVFDPFFTTKPVGEGTGLGLAVAHQVVESHGGRIEIESEPGRGTLVTILLPAPAGGAT, from the coding sequence ATGACGGAACCTGGCCGGGAAGAGCCCCTCGCACTCCTCGCCGAGCTCGCCCGGCACGCCCCCGGGATCGTGCTGATCAGGGCAGACCGCGAGGGCCGGATCGTCGAAGTGAACGAGGCGGCCCGGGCGCTGCTCGGGATCGAGGGCGGACCCGCGGTCCGAACCTCGATACGCGATCTGCTCGCGGCGGCCGACGCCCTGTCCGTCGCTGCCCTCTGCGAGGCCGGACCGGGAACGCACGGCCCGAAGCTCGTCAACGTGCTCGACGCTGCCGGAAGCCCGGTCACGCTCCGGGCGATGATCGAAGTGGGGGCAGGCCTCGTCCTCGCGGGGGTGCGGGCCGTCGAGGACGAGAGTCGGCTCGGAGACGAGCTGATGCACCTGAACAACGAGCTCGCCGCGGCGACGCGCGAATCCGCGAGGAAGGGCAGGGAGCTCGAACGGACGCTCGGCGAGCTCCGGCGAGCCCAGGCCCTCCTCGTCCACAAGGAGAAGATGGCCTCGCTCGGGCTGACGACGGCCGGCGTGGCCCACGAGATCAACAACCCGCTCGCCTTCATCCTCTCGAACACCGAGACCCTCGTGCGGGACTTCGAGAGCCTCTTCGCCTTCGTGAATACCGTGGGGGACTCTCTCGACGAGCTGCGCGCAGCGGTTCCGGCCGTGGCCCTCGTGATCGACGAGGCCGCCGAGAGGACGAGGGTCGTGGCCCTGGCCGAGTCGGTCCCCGCCAGGCTCTCCTCGAATCGCGAGGGGCTCGAGCGGATACGGCAGCTCGTGACGGACCTTCGGACGTTCTCGAGGCTCGACGAGGCCGTGCGGAAGGAGGTCGACCTCGTCGAGAGCCTCGCGGCGACACTCCGCTTTCTCGGGCCCCTGCAGCGGGAGAAGGGGATCCGCGTGGAGACGGACTTCCCCGCCGAGCTGCGCCTGAGCTGTGCGCCAGGCGCGCTCAACCAGGCGGTCGCCAACCTCGTCTCGAACGCGATCCAGGCGAGCCGGCCGGGCCAGGCGGTGCGCGTACGGCTCCGCCGGGAGGCCGAGGCCGTTCGGATCGTGGTAGAGGACGACGGCAGCGGCATCGAGAGGAAGGACCTTCCGAGAGTCTTCGACCCGTTCTTCACCACGAAGCCGGTCGGCGAGGGGACGGGTCTCGGGCTCGCCGTCGCCCACCAGGTCGTGGAGTCTCACGGTGGGAGAATCGAGATCGAGAGCGAGCCGGGGCGCGGGACTCTGGTGACGATCCTCCTTCCCGCACCGGCAGGAGGCGCCACGTGA
- a CDS encoding cobalamin-dependent protein (Presence of a B(12) (cobalamin)-binding domain implies dependence on cobalamin itself, in one of its several forms, or in some unusual lineages, dependence on a cobalamin-like analog.) — MSEKDLYLAAILAGDRQAAIDVALGVVQRGGAVGDLYVEVLQESLYEVGRLWESNQISVAVEHLATGITQVVLARLYEHLPRSTASRGRIVLTGIEGELHQVGGHMVADTLESDGWEVRFLGAGVPVPEILDAIGEHHPEVLGISCTMLQNLPKAASLIGSVRATFRESSPRIIVGGGAFRTEPGKVAEIGADGWAPDLRSVAGVVRSLSRTA, encoded by the coding sequence GTGTCCGAGAAGGACCTCTATCTGGCCGCGATCCTCGCCGGAGACCGCCAGGCCGCGATCGACGTCGCACTCGGCGTGGTCCAGCGGGGGGGGGCCGTCGGGGACCTCTACGTAGAGGTGCTCCAGGAGTCCCTCTACGAGGTGGGGCGCCTGTGGGAGTCGAACCAGATCTCCGTGGCCGTGGAGCACCTCGCGACGGGCATCACCCAGGTCGTCCTCGCCCGCCTGTACGAGCACCTTCCCCGGTCCACGGCGTCCCGGGGGCGGATCGTCCTGACCGGGATCGAGGGAGAGCTGCACCAGGTCGGAGGCCACATGGTGGCCGATACGCTCGAGTCCGACGGGTGGGAGGTCCGGTTCCTCGGGGCCGGCGTGCCGGTCCCGGAGATCCTCGACGCGATCGGCGAGCATCACCCCGAGGTGCTCGGGATCTCCTGCACCATGTTGCAGAACCTGCCGAAGGCCGCGTCGTTGATCGGATCGGTCAGGGCCACGTTCCGGGAGTCGTCCCCGCGGATCATCGTCGGCGGCGGAGCCTTCCGGACGGAACCCGGGAAGGTCGCGGAGATCGGGGCCGACGGCTGGGCTCCGGATCTGCGCTCCGTCGCGGGCGTCGTCCGCTCGTTGTCGAGGACCGCCTGA
- a CDS encoding diguanylate cyclase → MRVLVADDDVTSRRILEAILRKWGLEPTAVADGLAADAILQQPDAPPLVLLDWNMPGLEGPEVCRRLRRRETSNPPYVVLVTARGEKGDIVKGLDAGANDYVAKPYDVEELRARVGVGMRMLDLQTDLAKARDALAFQAAHDALTGLPNRRAILETLERDLARTAREGGILSLAVCDLDHFKNVNDTWGHPAGDEVLATFARVARSCLRACDVLGRYGGEEFLLIAPGARPTAASGVFERVCRAVAGCPVATAAGVVSVTVSIGVAGAKVGSTSETLLEAADAALYRAKAEGRDRVAYA, encoded by the coding sequence GTGAGAGTCCTCGTGGCGGACGACGACGTCACGTCGCGCCGCATCCTCGAGGCGATCCTGAGGAAGTGGGGCCTGGAGCCGACGGCCGTCGCCGACGGCCTCGCAGCGGACGCGATACTGCAGCAGCCGGATGCGCCTCCGCTCGTTCTGCTCGACTGGAACATGCCGGGCCTCGAGGGTCCGGAGGTCTGCCGCCGGCTCCGCCGGCGGGAGACCTCGAACCCTCCCTACGTCGTCCTTGTCACGGCTCGCGGCGAGAAGGGAGACATCGTGAAGGGCCTCGACGCCGGAGCCAACGACTACGTCGCCAAGCCGTACGACGTCGAGGAGCTCCGGGCGCGCGTCGGGGTGGGGATGCGCATGCTCGACCTGCAGACCGATCTCGCGAAGGCCCGGGATGCTCTCGCCTTTCAGGCCGCGCACGATGCCCTGACCGGATTGCCGAACCGGCGGGCCATCCTCGAGACGCTCGAGCGGGATCTCGCGCGCACGGCGCGCGAGGGGGGAATCCTGAGCCTCGCCGTCTGCGATCTCGACCACTTCAAGAACGTCAACGACACCTGGGGCCATCCCGCGGGCGACGAGGTGCTCGCCACCTTCGCCCGCGTGGCCCGGAGCTGCCTGAGGGCCTGCGACGTCCTCGGCCGGTACGGCGGCGAGGAGTTCCTCCTGATCGCACCAGGCGCCCGGCCGACGGCCGCCAGCGGCGTCTTCGAGCGTGTCTGCCGGGCGGTCGCGGGGTGCCCGGTGGCGACGGCCGCTGGAGTCGTCTCGGTCACCGTGAGCATCGGCGTCGCGGGCGCGAAGGTCGGCAGCACGTCCGAGACGCTCCTGGAGGCCGCGGACGCTGCGCTCTACCGGGCGAAAGCGGAGGGCCGGGACCGCGTCGCGTACGCGTGA
- a CDS encoding biliverdin-producing heme oxygenase, with amino-acid sequence MSIEPDPLSARLQEAVWPIHRRIELLPFFDALARRALPVERYVDQLRGMAIVTAALERAVAQSRDPSVAGVAAGTAPRLALLLEDLAFFDRRGPLPDDPAATSRALAFAREIVRVAAEDPVLLLGYLYVSEGTAMGNLVHLEDARASAGGASGTAWYAGQGGETGPVFRAFRDRIDALGSGEAAALDGSTRGRVVAAAVAAAGGFERLHTSFDPARAPARRLLATTWNVEAGAHDVPADPAESAAAQRAGERCLGEFPYFRERWGERGLRYTRSDVAWLAALALLDRADAIAQVVWLAGVLARRGMPSLLIERQLLLLEEELGAIVAAARPAFLREAASLISSRREAALPAGAAGPLEERFVASAGYGSTEERRQAAQLLVAAAADESSGFPGAVAALTAWYRSERYPDGWNAAVDRLVRDALAAALATFREAGDRPA; translated from the coding sequence TTGAGCATCGAACCCGATCCGCTCTCGGCAAGGCTCCAGGAGGCCGTCTGGCCGATCCACCGGCGCATCGAGCTGCTGCCGTTCTTCGACGCTCTCGCGCGCCGCGCGCTGCCCGTGGAGCGCTACGTCGACCAGCTCCGGGGGATGGCGATCGTGACGGCCGCCCTCGAGCGGGCCGTCGCCCAGAGCCGGGACCCTTCCGTCGCCGGGGTTGCGGCGGGAACGGCTCCGCGGCTGGCGCTCCTCCTCGAGGACCTCGCGTTCTTCGACCGCCGGGGCCCGCTTCCCGACGACCCGGCCGCAACGTCCCGGGCACTGGCGTTCGCCAGGGAGATCGTCCGGGTGGCGGCGGAGGATCCCGTCCTGCTTCTCGGGTACCTCTACGTGTCGGAGGGGACCGCGATGGGGAACCTCGTACACCTCGAGGACGCCCGCGCCTCTGCGGGCGGGGCGAGCGGCACGGCATGGTACGCGGGCCAGGGCGGTGAGACCGGACCCGTCTTCCGGGCGTTCCGCGACCGGATCGACGCTCTCGGGTCCGGTGAGGCCGCCGCCCTCGACGGGAGTACCCGCGGGCGCGTGGTCGCCGCGGCCGTTGCGGCCGCCGGGGGTTTCGAGCGTCTCCACACCTCATTCGATCCGGCCCGCGCGCCCGCGAGACGCCTCCTCGCGACGACCTGGAACGTCGAGGCCGGAGCGCACGACGTTCCGGCCGACCCCGCGGAATCGGCCGCGGCCCAGCGGGCCGGAGAACGGTGTCTCGGAGAGTTTCCCTACTTCCGGGAGCGGTGGGGCGAGCGCGGGCTTCGCTACACGCGCAGCGACGTGGCCTGGCTCGCCGCTCTCGCCCTGCTGGACCGGGCGGACGCGATCGCGCAGGTCGTCTGGCTCGCCGGGGTCCTGGCGCGACGGGGCATGCCCTCCCTCCTGATCGAACGGCAGCTGCTCCTCCTCGAGGAGGAGCTGGGCGCGATCGTTGCCGCCGCCCGCCCCGCCTTTCTCCGGGAGGCGGCAAGCCTCATTTCCTCCCGCCGTGAGGCGGCGCTCCCTGCCGGCGCCGCGGGCCCGCTCGAGGAGAGGTTCGTCGCGTCGGCCGGGTACGGGTCCACCGAGGAGCGCCGCCAGGCGGCCCAGCTGCTCGTCGCGGCGGCCGCGGACGAGTCGTCCGGGTTTCCCGGAGCCGTCGCGGCGCTGACGGCGTGGTACCGGAGCGAACGGTACCCGGATGGCTGGAACGCGGCGGTTGACCGGCTGGTCCGGGACGCCCTCGCGGCCGCCCTGGCGACCTTCCGGGAAGCCGGGGACCGCCCGGCATGA
- a CDS encoding diguanylate cyclase, with translation MKVSTGFSRNVVQAPGPATANEKSTAKATILLVDDEPGILAALAFQLEPSYEVVTRDRPADALALLETLDVAAIVSDQRMPGMTGSELLAASARLRPDAARILLTGYADLTAVIDAVNEGQIYFYLTKPWRPAELEAVLSRGVERWRFLRERERLVAGLERANAELEARVAERTQALERQNAELERVNDVIARLARTDALTGLANRRALDESLPRERERARREQKPLAVLALDLDHFKRVNDNWGHAVGDLLLAAVGETLRSSVRPYDLAMRTGGEEFLLLLPGAAIEAAAMIAERIRGRIGQLVVEGLPERVTASAGVAVLGAAESANEFLARADRALYQAKERGRDRVVRAEPG, from the coding sequence GTGAAGGTGAGCACCGGCTTCTCGCGCAACGTGGTGCAGGCGCCGGGACCGGCGACGGCGAACGAGAAGAGCACCGCGAAGGCGACGATCCTCCTCGTCGACGACGAGCCCGGCATCCTCGCGGCGCTCGCGTTCCAGCTCGAGCCCAGCTACGAGGTCGTGACGAGGGACCGGCCGGCCGACGCCCTCGCTCTCCTCGAGACGCTCGACGTGGCGGCCATCGTCTCGGACCAGAGGATGCCCGGGATGACGGGCTCCGAGCTCCTCGCCGCATCGGCGCGACTTCGTCCCGACGCCGCCCGCATCCTCCTGACGGGGTATGCCGACCTGACGGCCGTGATCGACGCCGTGAACGAGGGGCAGATCTACTTCTACCTCACCAAGCCGTGGCGCCCCGCCGAGCTCGAGGCCGTCCTGAGCCGGGGTGTCGAGCGGTGGCGGTTTCTCCGCGAGAGGGAGCGTCTCGTCGCGGGGCTGGAGCGGGCCAACGCCGAGCTCGAGGCGCGCGTGGCCGAACGGACGCAGGCGCTCGAGCGTCAGAATGCCGAGCTCGAGCGGGTCAACGACGTCATCGCCCGGCTGGCGCGCACCGACGCGCTGACGGGGCTCGCCAACAGGCGAGCGCTCGACGAGTCGCTGCCACGGGAACGCGAGCGGGCCCGGCGCGAGCAGAAGCCGCTGGCCGTCCTCGCGCTGGACCTCGACCACTTCAAGAGGGTCAACGACAACTGGGGACACGCTGTCGGCGACCTGCTGCTGGCGGCGGTCGGCGAGACGCTGAGGTCGAGCGTGCGGCCATACGACCTCGCGATGCGGACCGGCGGCGAGGAGTTTCTCCTTCTCCTGCCGGGCGCGGCGATCGAGGCCGCGGCGATGATCGCGGAGCGGATTCGCGGGCGTATCGGGCAGCTCGTGGTGGAAGGGCTCCCGGAACGCGTCACCGCGAGCGCCGGGGTGGCCGTCCTCGGGGCGGCGGAATCCGCGAACGAATTCCTGGCCCGCGCGGACCGGGCGCTCTACCAGGCCAAGGAACGGGGCCGTGACAGGGTCGTCCGCGCGGAGCCGGGATGA
- a CDS encoding PAS domain S-box protein → MTSGLEVAPGRVPEGEAERILREQKAFYKDLVEAQPRGIYRLRVRPLPPLAPQDWQAAADAAYTVEFVSTRFSEITGIDPASLGSKPGSIADLVVPDDRGGFVAGNAEAVARCLPFRWEGRLVVNGRVRCIRFESIPRLLEDGDTVWTGTVEDVTESRQAEERRRESEALFRSFFEMPLVGACITSPTKGWLEVNDQLCRMLGYTREELASMTWASLTHTDDLDADVTRFEKVVRGEIDGYSLEKRFLRKDGSVVPVHLSVSCVRTGDGAVDYFVALLQDITERKKVEEELRTHREHLEALVAERTAELDRQRQLLDETSRLARVGGWEYDVRKAELTWTDAVREIHEVEPGFRMTVENGLGFYAPESRPVIAELLARAISTGEPFDAEVQLDTAKGRRVWVRAIGRAYVEDGKVVRVGGVLQDIDARRSAEEDLRRHRAHLEELVAERTAELEKSRSRLVEAQAVAHLGSWEWHVARNEIWGSDELFRLFDVSPGDLATLEQFFGLVHADDREEARRAVSDALGRGGGALYRSTYRIGRRDGRVRHVSNRGVVSADERGRPWKIVGTSLDITELKDAEDALKESENRFRRIVSESPFPIGLYAEDGEILLVNRAWCLISGYSPEELRTIDQWSEKAYGERRDAARADLESRFTLAESVREGEFGIRTKDGGRRFWDFSTAPLGRLPDGRRIVTTTAMDVTDRRLAEEELWAYRTHLEELVHARTSELEAANRELESFSYSVSHDLRAPLRALDGFSAALLDEYPDRLDEKGHHYLGRIRAAARKMASLIDGLLNLSRLKRLELSLVPVDVSRLATSVAADLLALEPGRAVQVVVAEGMRTEGDPRLLHVVLENLIGNALKFTSKRSGAVIEVGCAEADGQKAYFVKDNGVGFDMAQAAKLFEPFQRLHGVDDFPGTGIGLATVQRIVARHGGRIWPEASPGAGATFFFTLGSDRT, encoded by the coding sequence GTGACGTCAGGCCTCGAGGTCGCCCCCGGCAGGGTTCCCGAAGGGGAGGCGGAGCGGATCCTCCGCGAGCAGAAGGCGTTCTACAAGGACCTCGTCGAGGCGCAGCCGCGCGGGATCTACCGCCTTCGCGTCCGCCCCCTGCCTCCGCTGGCCCCCCAGGACTGGCAGGCCGCCGCCGACGCGGCCTACACGGTCGAGTTCGTCTCGACGCGCTTTTCCGAGATCACCGGCATCGACCCCGCAAGCCTCGGCTCGAAGCCAGGATCCATCGCCGATCTCGTCGTTCCCGATGACCGGGGAGGATTCGTCGCGGGGAACGCCGAGGCCGTCGCCCGATGCCTGCCGTTTCGCTGGGAGGGGAGGCTCGTCGTGAACGGGCGGGTCCGGTGCATCCGATTCGAGTCGATCCCGAGGCTGCTCGAGGACGGCGACACGGTCTGGACGGGCACGGTCGAAGACGTGACGGAGTCTCGGCAGGCCGAGGAGAGGCGTCGCGAATCCGAGGCTCTCTTCCGGAGCTTCTTCGAGATGCCTCTGGTCGGCGCCTGCATCACCTCGCCGACGAAAGGCTGGCTCGAGGTCAACGACCAGCTCTGCAGGATGCTCGGCTACACCCGCGAGGAGCTCGCGTCGATGACCTGGGCGTCGCTCACCCACACCGACGACCTCGACGCCGACGTCACCCGGTTCGAGAAGGTCGTCCGGGGCGAGATCGACGGCTACAGTCTCGAGAAGCGCTTCCTCCGGAAGGACGGCAGCGTCGTGCCGGTCCACCTCTCCGTGAGCTGCGTCAGGACCGGGGACGGAGCCGTCGACTATTTCGTCGCGCTTCTCCAGGACATCACGGAGCGGAAGAAGGTCGAGGAGGAGCTGCGCACGCACCGGGAGCACCTCGAGGCGCTGGTGGCCGAGCGAACGGCCGAGCTGGACAGGCAGCGGCAGCTTCTCGACGAGACCTCGCGCCTCGCGAGGGTGGGAGGCTGGGAGTACGACGTCCGGAAGGCGGAGCTCACCTGGACCGACGCCGTCCGCGAGATCCACGAGGTGGAGCCGGGCTTCCGGATGACCGTCGAGAACGGGCTCGGGTTCTACGCGCCCGAATCGCGGCCCGTCATCGCCGAGCTCCTCGCCCGGGCGATCTCCACGGGCGAGCCCTTCGACGCGGAGGTCCAGCTGGACACCGCGAAGGGCCGCCGCGTGTGGGTCCGGGCGATCGGACGCGCGTACGTCGAGGACGGAAAGGTCGTCCGGGTCGGGGGTGTCCTGCAGGACATCGACGCGCGCAGGAGCGCCGAGGAGGACCTGCGGCGCCACAGGGCCCACCTCGAGGAGCTCGTCGCCGAGAGAACCGCCGAGCTGGAGAAGAGCCGTTCCCGCCTCGTCGAGGCCCAGGCCGTCGCCCACCTCGGGAGCTGGGAGTGGCACGTCGCCCGCAACGAGATCTGGGGCTCGGACGAGCTCTTTCGCCTGTTCGACGTGTCGCCCGGCGACCTCGCGACCCTCGAGCAGTTCTTCGGCCTCGTCCACGCCGACGACAGGGAGGAGGCGCGTCGCGCCGTCTCCGATGCGCTGGGACGAGGAGGGGGAGCGCTCTACCGGTCCACCTACCGGATCGGCCGGCGCGACGGACGCGTCCGTCACGTCAGCAACCGGGGCGTCGTCTCCGCCGACGAGCGAGGGCGGCCGTGGAAGATCGTGGGGACCAGCCTCGACATCACCGAGTTGAAGGATGCGGAAGACGCGCTGAAGGAGAGCGAGAACCGCTTTCGCCGCATCGTCTCCGAGTCGCCCTTCCCGATCGGCCTCTATGCCGAAGACGGCGAGATCCTGCTCGTGAATCGCGCCTGGTGCCTCATTTCGGGCTATTCCCCGGAGGAGCTCAGAACGATCGATCAATGGTCCGAGAAAGCCTACGGCGAACGCCGGGACGCCGCGCGGGCCGACCTCGAGTCCCGCTTCACCCTGGCCGAGTCGGTCCGCGAGGGCGAGTTCGGGATCCGGACCAAGGACGGAGGCCGGCGGTTCTGGGACTTCAGCACGGCGCCGCTGGGTCGCCTGCCCGACGGCCGGCGGATCGTGACCACCACGGCGATGGACGTCACCGACCGGCGGCTGGCGGAGGAGGAGCTCTGGGCCTATCGCACGCACCTCGAGGAGCTGGTCCACGCCAGGACCTCCGAGCTGGAGGCCGCGAACCGGGAGCTGGAGAGCTTCTCCTACAGCGTCTCGCACGACCTGAGGGCTCCGCTCCGCGCTCTCGACGGCTTCAGCGCGGCGCTCCTCGACGAATACCCCGACCGGCTCGACGAGAAGGGGCACCACTACCTCGGGAGAATCCGGGCGGCCGCCCGGAAGATGGCGAGCCTGATCGACGGTCTCCTGAACCTCTCGCGCCTCAAGCGGCTCGAGCTGAGCCTCGTGCCGGTCGACGTCAGCAGGCTCGCGACGAGCGTGGCGGCCGATCTCCTCGCCCTCGAGCCGGGACGCGCCGTGCAGGTCGTCGTCGCGGAGGGGATGAGGACCGAAGGAGACCCCCGCCTCCTGCACGTCGTCCTCGAGAACCTGATCGGGAACGCCCTGAAGTTCACCTCGAAGCGCTCCGGCGCGGTGATCGAGGTCGGCTGCGCGGAGGCCGACGGACAGAAGGCCTACTTCGTGAAGGACAACGGCGTCGGCTTCGACATGGCGCAGGCGGCGAAGCTCTTCGAGCCCTTCCAGCGCCTGCACGGCGTGGACGACTTCCCGGGCACCGGGATCGGCCTCGCGACGGTGCAGCGGATCGTCGCCCGCCACGGCGGACGAATCTGGCCGGAGGCGTCTCCCGGAGCTGGCGCGACCTTCTTCTTCACCCTCGGAAGCGACAGGACCTGA